Proteins encoded within one genomic window of Humulus lupulus chromosome 1, drHumLupu1.1, whole genome shotgun sequence:
- the LOC133811325 gene encoding uncharacterized protein LOC133811325 has translation MSADVARAHGGDAGGDPPPDPTRIPTTCDSGIPTKRKGRGAAIGKDLEERRRKNGKPLEVTFCPRSYKVVGGEHAAFVRLVGTQIKTKVPGHYGSWELVPQQYKDQVLAIIQYYYQIVGREDFLKCLNGIDREMKDRYRNRKTLRHEHFEKYYNGPKDWDKVLNNPTNDVNKEEWKQICQLFTSPQFIARSIKNKENRKKQKYSTTQGTKSLAAVRFEKTNPDLIESWKDYHWKKSKNDFVNDDARQDYADFELRTQQTSTDASNNDSPSSVDQVEVLQKVLGQRRGHERGVGRKLKGSGSRSRSSSTQHSHFSESQVPPHHSREYIENLENNLQKLTDQVNFLTQYFVPSFRPPNVQMPHVPDSDNTSRASSSQPPAPTYPSMYGAAPSYHMVPPYMYGATPYPCPIPPSSQPSYPYMYGAGSSTLPPQYPWPMPPPQQSQPQPPQQPQQEDNREEDEATDLGD, from the exons atgtcagcagatgtggctagagctcacggtggagacgctggcggtgatcctccaccggatcctactaggatcccgactACATGCGACTcag gaATCCCAACTAAGAGAAAGGGTCGTGGCGCAGCTATTGGAAAAGATCTAGAAGAGAGGCGGCGTAAAAATGGAAAACCACTGGAAGTAACGTTTTGCCCACGATCGTACAAGGTTGTTGGGGGCGAGCACGCTGCTTTTGTCCGCCTTGTGGGAACCCAAATTAAAACGAAAGTTCCCGGACATTACGGTTCATGGGAATTAGTGCCTCAACAATACAAGGATCAGGTCCTTGCCATAATTCAG TACTATTATCAAATAGTGGGCCGCGAGGATTTCTTAAAGTGTTTAAATGGTATCGATCGAGAGATGAAAGACCGATACCGTAATAGGAAAACACTAAGACACGAACActttgagaaatactacaatggaCCGAAGGATTGGGATAAGGTTCTAAACAACCCAACCAATGATGTTAACAAGGAGGAGTGGAAGCAGATTtgtcagttatttacaagtcCACAATTTATTGCGCGCTCCATAAAGAATAAGGAAAATCGGAAGAAACAAAAGTATTCTACAACACAGGGTACAAAATCACTGGCAGCCGTCCGTTTTGAAAAA acGAACCCGGACCTCATTGAGTCATGGAAGGATTATCATTGGAAGAAATCAAAAAATGATTTCGTGAACGATGATGCtcgccaagattat gctgattttgagttacgaactcagcaaacatccactgatgcttctaataatgatagTCCGTCATCAGTTGATCAGGTGGAGGTGCTACAAAAAGTATTAGGCCAAAGGCGTGGACATGAGCGAGGAGTAGGCCGCAAATTGAAGGGGTCGGGGTCGAGGTCGAGGTCATCATCTACCCAACACTCTCACTTCAGTGAGTctcaagttcctcctcatcattcaagagaatatatagaaaatCTGGAGAATAATTTACAGAAATTGACTGATCAAGTTAATTTCTTAACTCAATATTTTGTACCTTCATTTCGTCCACCAAACGTTCAGATGCCGCATGTGCCTGATAGTGACAATACTTCTAGGGCTtcgtcttctcaacctccagctccaaCTTATCCTTCTATGTACGGGGCAGCGCCGTCTTATCATATGGTACCTCCATATATGTACGGAGCAACACCTTATCCGTGTCCGATTCCACCGTCCTCCCAGCCAtcgtatccctacatgtatggagctggatcgtccacattacctccccaatatccttGGCCGATGCCGCCACCACAGCAATCACAACCACAGCCACCGCAACAACCACAACAAGAAGACAATAGGGAGGAGGACGAGGCAACTGATTTAGGAGACtaa
- the LOC133811309 gene encoding uncharacterized protein LOC133811309, whose translation MPIDKSWTTLRKRNCDAYWNGLQAFLRMAKEHVDCDGRILCPCVRCLNVKLQTIDTMEAHVFDKGFQQSYQKWVYHGEVEASVANEVVEENEDVDEMVDVVDDFLLPTNAEEADGVSGSRMGQYYDELFDEIEAELYPGCDWISSLNFLAKLMHLKVRGKWPNNSFDELLKLLKFAFPKDNKIPPTHYEAKKKLSKLGMGYQSIHVCKYDCSLFYNEHASKDSCHVCGSSRWVNEKKKGKKVPHKVMRYFLLTPRLKRMYSSRHTANDMLWHHTGRSIEDGVMRHPVDGSAWKDFDATHPDFAKDPRNVRLGLAADGFNPFGNMSLSYSMWPVILTNYNLPPWLCMKEEYFMLTLLIPGPKSPGKDMDVFLRPLVEELKQLWINGVDTRDGTKNELFKMRAALLWTINDFPARSSLSGWSGQGYKACPTCNEDTTSIRVIGKTLYVGHRRFLRSNHKYRRDKEFDGKVEKRNPPQQFTCQQVLDQVNALPLQVSGKHDRFGGGGGVKRKRGAGESNWRKKSIFYELDYWSSNQLKHNLDVMHVEKNVCDSILGTLLDNDKSKDTTNARHDLKNMGVRKSLWIYEDANKRLMKLHAPYVFTFEQRRDFCQFFKGVKLPDGFCSNLKKKVTDNDSNIVGLKSHDCHVIMQRLLAVGVRKFLPESISTTITELCNFFKQLCSRTLNVSDMEKAKDDLIVILCKMELIFPPAFFDIMIHLVLHLPDEAILGGPVFMRWMYPFERYMNKLKNYVRNKARPEGSIAEGYVADEALTFCSMYFKGVETKFNQPDRNEDAPYVNRHLTVFESQCRPLSKGIPVPLDENTRNKAEWFILDNSPETEVYLEEHLTEVQQRDMAANHKLIHKKEFRSWFHKKIYDLHQLGSLEHADELLALASGSDLLAYSYQACIVNGVRFVSYNRDQNRITQNNGVCVAGTEGFNYYGQLEEILQLSFTGSYSVVLFRCKWFNTDPKKKENHHCK comes from the exons ATGCCGATAGATAAGAGTTGGACGACATTAAGGAAGCGTAactgtgatgcttattggaacggtctccaagccttcttgagaatggcaaaagaacACGTAGACTGCGACGGGAGAATTTTATGCCCGTGTGTGAGGTGCCTGAATGTTAAACTACAAACTATAGATACAATGGAGGCTCATGTATTTGACAAGGGTTTTCAACAGAGTTATCAAAAGTGGGTTTACCACGGTGAGGTGGAAGCTAGTGTCGCCAATGAGGTAGTTGAGGAGAATGAAGATGTAGACGAGATGGTTGACGTCGTTGATGATTTCCTCTTACCGACAAATGCAGAGGAAGCAGATGGTGTGTCTGGCAGTCGAATGggacagtattatgacgagttgttcgacgagattgaagctgagttgtatccgggttgtgattggatatcatccttaaactttttggcaaagttgatgcatttgaaagttagagggaagtgGCCAAATAACTCTTTCGATGAGTTGTTGAAGTTACTAAAATTTGCATttccgaaagataataaaattccccCAACACACTATGAGGCAAAAAAGAAGCTGAGTAAGTTAGGGATGGGATATCAATCAATCCATGTGTGTAAATATGATTGTtccttattttataatgagcatgcaagcaaagattcatgtcatgtgtgtgggagtagccgatgggtcaatgaaaagaagaaggggaaaaaggttccacacaaggtgatgcgttactttctgTTGACTCCCAGATTAAAGCGAATGTACAGTTCAAGACATACAGCTAATGACATGTTATGGCATCATACTGGGAGATCAATAGAAGATGGGGTGATGCGTCATCCGGTTGACGGGTCTGCATGGAAAGACTTTGATGCCACCCATCCTGATTTTGCAAAAGATCCTAGAAATGTTCGTCTAGGCTTGGCTGCTGATGGGTTTAATCCTTTTGGCAACATGAGCTtatcatacagcatgtggcctgtgattttgacgaactacaatctccccccttggctatgcatgaaggaagagtattttatgctaactctgcttattcctgggccaaaatcaccgggtaaagacatggatgtatttctaagacccttgGTGGAAGAGTTAAAACAATTGTGGATTAACGGGGTCGACACAAGAGATGGCACAAAGAATGAATTGTTCAAGATGCGTGCAGCCCTTCTGTGGACAATTAACGATTTCCCTGCTCGTAGTAGCTTGTCTGGTTGGAGCGGGCAAGGGTATAAAGCATGTCCAACGTGCAATGAAGACACCACTTCCATtcgagtgattggtaagacatTGTATGTCGGTCATAGGCGATTCTTGAGGAGTAATCATAAGTATAGAAGGGACAAGGAATTTGATGGCAAAGTTGAGAAAAGAAATCCTCCACAACAGTTTACTTGTCAACAAGTTTTAgatcaagtcaatgctttaccGCTTCAAGTGTCTGGTAAACATGAcagatttggggggggggggggggtgaagcGCAAGCGAGGTGCAGGGgaaagtaattggaggaaaaaaagtattttctatGAACTTGATTACTGGAGTTCAAATCAGTTAAAACACaacctagatgtgatgcatgttgagaagaatgtgtgcgacagcatccttgggactttgttagataatgataaatctaaggacaccactaacgcAAGACATGATTTGAAGAATATGGGGGTTAGGAAATCGTTGTGGATTTACGAGGATGCCAATAAAAGGTTAATGAAACTGCATGCTCCATACGTGTTCACTTTTGAACAGAGGCGAGATTTCTGTCAATTTTTTAAAGGAGTGAAGTTGCCCGATGGTTTTTGTTCTAATCTAAAGAAAAAAGTCACAGACAATGactcaaacattgttgggttgaagtcccatgattgtcatgtgataatgcaacgattacttgcaGTAGGTGTTCGTAAGTTTTTGCCAGAATCTATATCCACTACCATCACTGAATTGTGTAATTTTTTCAAACAATTGTGCTCTAGGACACTGAACGTTTCTGATATGGagaaagctaaggatgacttgattgttattttatgcaagatggagttgattttccctCCAGCATTCTTTGACATAATGATCCATCTGGTTTTGCACTTGCCTGATGAAGCAATATTGGGAGGAcctgtatttatgaggtggatgtatccttttgaaagatacatgaataaattaaaaaactatgtcaggaataaagctcgtcctgaaggatctatagcagaaggatatgttgcagatgaggctttgacattttgttcaatgtatttcaaaggtgtggaaacaaaatttaatcagCCTGATCGTAACGAAGATGCACCGTATGTGAATCGACACCTCACAGTGtttgaatctcaatgtcgtcctctTAGTAAGGGAATTCCCGTGCCCCTCGATGAAAATACTCGGAAtaaagctgagtggttcatattggataattctccagaaactgaagtgtatttaga ggAACACCTAACTGAGGTGCAACAAAGAGATATGGCTGCCAATCATAAATTGATACATAAGAAAGAGTTTCgttcatggtttcataagaag atatatgacttgcaccaacttgggtcattagagcatgctgatgaattactagctttagcatctgggtcagatctatTGGCTTACTCTTaccaagcatgtatagtgaacgGAGTTCGATTTGTCTCATACAATCGAGATCAGAATCGAATTACACAAAATAATGGAGTGTGTGTTGctggaacagaaggttttaactattacgggcaacttgaagaaatactccagctgtcttttactggttcttattcggtggtattatttcgatgtaaatggttcaatacagatccgaaaaaaaaagaaaaccatcattgtaaataa